From the Motacilla alba alba isolate MOTALB_02 chromosome 1, Motacilla_alba_V1.0_pri, whole genome shotgun sequence genome, the window ggaatgagatgatccttCAGGTCCTGTGCACCCGGAGCTCTCCatgccacaggcagcagctaCACATAGGCATGGACGCCCAGGCCCGGCACTCCCGCCCGGGCCAGCCCGGGGTAGCTGGGCCTGGCGGCCGTGCTGGCCCAGCACCAGACATGGCAGTACATggcccctgcagccagcagcagggcactgctggcccaGCCCACGTAGAGAGCAGCGCCCAGCTCCCGCTTCAGCGGCGCGGGCACCTCGGGGTCGTAGAAGTCGCGCACGATGCCGCCCCCGGTCCAGGAGACCGGCACCAGCACCAGGCCGCCCGTGAGCAGGAAGGCCACGCCGGCCACCAAGATGAAGGTGCTGACGGCCGGGGGTccctccttgctgtgctggctgcactGGAGCCCCACGATGGCCAGCAGGAAGGCCGCGATGGCCAGCGCCACGGCCAGGCACATGAGGGCCCGCAGGGCCtcgagcggcggcggcagcgccagCACCGAGTCGTAGAACTTGCACTGCAGCCTGAGGCCCAGCTGGCTGATGCAGTCCATCCACAGCCCCTCCCAGACGCTCTCGAACACCACGATGTTGCCGTCCACGTGGGCAGACACCCTCCACTGGGGCATGGCCGTGGCCGCCAGCGTGCCCAGCATGCCCGCGCCGCCGAGAAGCAGCGCGGCGATCTGCAGCGCGCAGCAGGCCATGCTGCCCCCTGAGCTGCTCCGGGGCTCCCAAAGTCACCTACCCACACAAATCATGGGCAGAAATCTTCTCCAGCAGTTTCCTCGTGCAGCACGTCGGGTTCCTGGGGAGAGGCTGGCTCCAGCCCGCAGCTCCAACAGGTGGAGATCCATTCCTGGCTGCTCCAAGGCCCTGCTATTTATCTGCTTTGAAATCCCCCTGGACAGGTTTGCAGCCAATGGCAGCCTGGGAGAGGTGGGGCAGGGCTGATTTCACTGCTTCTCACAGGGtggctgaagtgctgctgtAATTAAGCAAGTGGCAGGGATTCAATTAAAGGTGCCTAATTGCAGGGCTAACCATTTCTTAACTGCAAGATTGCAGCTCTGTTGAAATGCAGTACAGAAAGCCTGAAGTTCTGCCTGCTGAAATGTTGTTTAAAATGGGTCATTACAGTTGTTCTTACCACAAAAGCTGAACTTGAGGCTTGAGTGGGGCTTATTGCCTAAGTGCTGGGAAAACAGCTGattgttattttcctttacatCAAGCCAACAGGTACTTGGTGTAGCCCTTTAATGTAGATTTCTCGTTTTGATCAAACACAAAAGCCTAATCATGATCTTAGACAGGTACAGGAAAGTCAAGTGTGCCAGCCAACATCAAAGCTTCGCTCTTCCAGCTCCAAAATTCACCAGGGCAACAAAGCAAAGAAGAggctgagctgcacagctgctgctcttgaatgcaggagcagaggcacagtTAGGGGATAATCCTCCATGAGaaccagaaggaaaatgttGTCCTTGTGGGCCACACCAGTGGTCTCAGGTGACACTGGGGGTGGTCTGGTGTGGAGGGGATGTGCAGGGTGTGCAAGGCACAGAGCCAGAGTCcctcccacagagctgcagcccagatCCCTGCAAGCCTGGGCAAACAGCCCttgcagaggctgctctgcctcgggcagcccaggagctgctgctgcactcacCCTGGCTGCTTTCTTCTCCCACCCTGAGACCAGGCTGGACGATGGCAGCTCACAGCTGGTGGGGAagtggatgtgctgctgcttaCTCCAGCTCTTTGaaccagttaaaaaaaacacaagttAAAAAATGAACTTATCATTTGGCCCACCAAAGCCCTGGAAGTGCTGTGGAACAAAGACATATTCTGGGATTTCTTGCTCGTGTGGAAATATCAGACACTGCCTGTGATGGCATTAATTTAATTACAGCTTTAGGTGCCTACACAACATGTTCAAAGCCAAAGCTAAAGCCATGAAAAGGAAACTGTCCACCCAAACCACCCACAGCCCAGTTACTtcttggaaggaaggaaggaaggaagtgccAGATAATGCAAACTATTCCGTATAATGCTACATTTCCACGTGGAAAATGCTCCCAAGGGATGTGGGCAATTCAGCTTCGAGTCTACAACCAGGAATCTGGTGAGAAAAAAGTGTCCTCAGCTGAGgtgtgaaacacagaaataaatccatCACTAGGTCTGTACCTACAGGGAGAGGAGTTTCGCATCACCCTtccacaggcagagcaggagaacgCTGTGATGCAGGAATCTGAGGCAATTTGCCAAAGGAGGAGATGAAATCAGAAGGCAGAGGTGGGTCTGAAAGAAACTCCCTTCTCTGGCAGGGCACTGCTCCCTTACAAGAACACTGCACACAGACCTGGGCTGTTAAACTTCAGCACAGTCTCCATCATCTTCCTTTACCTCTGAATTCCTCTAACTGCTTTTAGAGTCCTTATTTTAACTCCAGAACCAGAAATCAATTTATGATGAAAAAATCTCTCTTAAAACCAGCATTTACAtgtctttttgtcttttctttttttttttttttttttttttcttaacaggaAAACCCTTTGTGCAAGGTTTtcaggcaggcagctcctgaaggtgagcacagctggagccctgcaTCCATTCTCCTGGCTGCCTtacccagcagggctgctggcaaATAATTCTGCCTTGGATGCTCAGGGAGGGTCAGCAGCTGAGGCCATGCAGAAAATCACCAGGGCATGGCCACAGAGAGGATGAAAACTCTCCGAGAAATGGGATTAAAATGCAGCAATACACCCAGGGAGTGCCACATGGCTGGGTGGGGCTCCTTTGTAGCAGGAATTAAAGCCTTTGGTGGGTGagacccagcagcaggagagggggacacccaggtgacactgctgtgagcccaggggacacccaggtggcacagctgcagggtgGTTCCTTCTGTTGGAACCtgaggggaaggaggcagcagagggaaagctCCAAATGGAATCTGAAGGCAAATTTCAGGAGCTGAAAGGAGCATTAGAACTTTCAAAATATACAGGAGACAGGCTGggataaaacccaaaaccactgTGAGTATCTGGGACCTGGAAACCCCCCTGAACCTCCCCCAGATGCCAGTGAGTGCCCGACTCTGCTAACCTgaggaaaagccattttttgCAGGTAAATCCTGTGTTTGGGGCAGCCTGGAGGGGCTctcacagccctgtgcccctcagAGAACTGCAGTTCCATTTGAAGGCTCTCAGAAGGAAGGGCTTGGCTGGCCGAGGCATTtccaaacccccctgggcagcagctctctctcACAGCACAAAGCACACAAGTGCTCCCAGGGTGGGCACGGATTTGGGGTCAGATGTGAGGAATTAAGAGGAAATCCCTGCTCAGACCTGACAGGACTTGGGAAGCCTGCTCACTGTGCATCACgcctctgctgtgctctttGAGTGCTTCCCTGCCTCGGGAGGACAAGAGCAGTTCTTATGCAAACCGTCCGGCCCAAAATCTGCCTTCAGAGAGGAGAGTGGGGGCACTGAGGGAGCACGTAGCCTTTCCACCTCATCTCTCCCTGATTTCCATGTGCTCTTCCCTTCAAATCAGGATGTTCATTTCAATCTCTCCCTGGGGCACCACCTTCTGCTCCCTCTCTGGCTCTTAAAGTGCTGATGCCCCTTGAAAAGGAGGAAGTGGAGCATGCCCGGCCCGCAGGATTAACAGAACCTGTCAATGAGCCCCGGTGTTTCATTAGTTACAGGCACCAATAATGTCAACGCTGAATTGCCTCCCCTAGAGCAGGATTCATCCCTCTTTCAATAACCTCTCTGCCTTTCATTTCAGAGTGCTTATCCATACACATGCACCTACAGAGAAGGCAAGAGGCTCTAATCCAGTACAAATGTGCAGCCACAATGCCCAGAGCTCAttctgtgctcccagcagcagcagcagcagcgagctgggctgtgctgcagcctcatGAGCTGACCCTGAGGCTCAGGAgcactcctggagcagggagatcTATCAGAGGCACACTGCAAATCAGTGCTCAGCAGGGatctgcagctccccagagcctggcagggccagcccagcaggatggggctccctgggctccctgcatccctgcctgggcaggggctgcgcctgggccctgctctgccagcaaacCCTGCTGCAAGGGCTCAGGGAGCTGCGAGCTTTGAGGAAACATGTTTAGGAAACATTTGTGAGTGGCAGCAGGTCCTCCCTGCCCATCCTCACCTGCTGGGTTAACCATGCTGTTTTCAGCTCCCTGAAGGGCTGCTCAAGGAAGACACACTCCACTCCAGTGGCTCCATGGCTTCCTGTGGCATTGTCATTGACTGCTGCCATGAGCCTGCTGGGGAGGCAAAAGGTGATCTTGAGTCTGTTCTTACTCCAGGAGAAAACAGCCTGAAGCCAAAGAGGCCTTTTTATGTGTGCTACCTTTAATACTGCTGCCTGCTCTCCGGCTCTCTTTGTAATGTTGAAAGGTGAAAGGGCACCTCCTCCCCCCTCTGTTCAAGCACGGCACATTTTGGGGTGAGAGGAGCACGTGCTGTGCTTGGAGAGGGATTtgccctgctcacctggggCACTgacctccagctccagctttgAGGTGACCCCTGACTGACGCTGGCATTGTAAGAACTCACATTTCTTTTCGGTCATCTCCAACGAAatccccaggctggcagagctgccaggctctgggaggtGCCATGGCTGGTGGAGCCTGGCTCCTGGACACCGAGGAACCTGCTTGGAGAGTAATGAAAGCCTGCAGTAATCAAATATTCAACGCTCCCCCGAGTATTTAATGCACTAAACCGCTTCAGGCTTTTACAAGGCGTTTGTCACTCCCCGCCGGCACACGGGGAGCAGGACgagctgccagagccaggagctgccagaaaGCTGCTGTCTCACTCTGCTGCCTAcagccagcacctccaggtGTGTCCGGGGGCTTCTGGTGGCACTGAGCTCTTGGAAACGCAGCCAGTTCCAGGGCAGCACGGGTGGGTTTGGTGAGCgccagcagctggctggagcacaggggaGCTGCTCCATTTGTGAGCTTTAACGGGTGGaataaaagaggaagagaaggtaGATTGTGGCAGGGATGGCCTAAATTCAGGTGAGAGGCAAGGTTTGTAGAAAGAAGTGACAGCTTTTGTTTTACCTGGTGCTCTTAGGCTCAGACTCCCAAGATCGTTTTTGGAGCTCAGCATTTTAATACACCCCTGAACTAGAGCTCCCCAGTAGCCAAGCAGTGCTGGGAACTAAACCAATCAGTCTCAAGCCGTGCctaaaagggttttttttcatctttcctagTCATGATTTGTACACTTCCCTGTCCAGTCCAGTCCAGTCCAGTCCCCCTCTCCCAAGCCCACGTCCTGAATGTAATTACACTGTTCATTTCCACCTCCAAAATAAACCTCCACAAAgtcagctccagcactgctcccccagcctgtgcacCCTGTGcccccaaagcccagctcagaCACCAAAGCAGGAGGGTTTTGCAGGAGGCAAGGAATTTTTCTCTCAGATCCCCACCCCAGTGCCATGAGCACTCCAAGGTTGCCTCCCTGACATTTtgtgcctgtgtccctgcacagggacaatCCACGGCCTGCCAGGGCACAAACGTGTGGCACCACATTCCTGAGGGCTCCCAGCCCATCCTCAGGGACAAGCCAGAGCTGTTCCTAGCCAGGCAAAACGGGAATTCTTCTGCccatggccagcagcagctgctttcactCCAGGTGAAGGAGGAATATCTAATGACTGTTTATCCCAAAGATGTGCTGGGAGTTTGGGGGCTGGAagtgagggaagggaaaggaaaaaaggtggaaaacaGCCTGATGTGTGCAGCCTGACTTCAAACCAAGgattttttcctcaggaaagctGGTGCTGTTATgttggagaggagcagggctcaCGTTGCAGGCAGAGGATGGCACTGAAGGATCATTAGGATGAGAGGAGCTGCATCTCTGCACAAGGCCATTGCCAGTGAGGTGAgagtgcctggagcagccagggagagcagctcctctgatcCTGACCATGTTATCCTTCATTAATTGCACTGGACACCTTAGGGATGCACATGGGGATGAGGCTTAAACAATTCCTCAGGAAGTAAAtgggaagcaaaataaaattcagcatggatggtgcaaaaaaaaaaaagttcaggtTTTGTTTGGTGTCAAAAGTTGATAAAATGTAATCCATTTGGGCCTTATTAAAGCACCTGGCACAGCAGTGGGGAGGAACAGAGACATTGGAGGGATGGCAGAGAGGAACAAGAATGTCAAGTGCAGGCAGAACCCACAAACAACAAAAGGCTGTACTAGGAGAACGATCATATTCCTATTTCCAGACActgatttctgctgctgctgcaggcaaggATGTCCCTGGGGTCTCACCCTCCTCCCCTCGGGAATCCAACAACAAAGAAGGGAGGGCAGCAAGGAAATCCACTTTAGACCCCCCTTTGGGGGatgtgctgtccctggctgagccccacagccctggaTAATGGGGTGCAGGGAATCCCACACACCTGGGAagggctctcctggctctgggaaCCGCTTACCTGGGCTGTGATCACCTCAGGGAGTGAGCTCTGAGCGCTCTGCAGCGAGGAGGCTTCCCTGGGATTCTCTGGGCACCTTCCCCCTGGAATTCTGtgtgcagcttccctgggatTCTGTGTGCAGCTTCCCCCTGGGATTCTGTGTGCAGCTTCCCCCTAGGATTCTCTGGGCAGCTTCCCCCTGGGATTCTCTGGGCAGCTTCCCTGGGATGCTCTGTGTGCGTTTGGAGCAACAAACCtgaaaagggagaggagaagcagccaAAACCAACCTGAGGGGGTAGAGGAATGTAAGGAGGGTGACAGAGAGGGAAGGACTGGAGGGGAAGGATAGGACTTGAGCAGGAGAGGCTCCAGAAGTCAGGAGTTATCAGGGAAAGCTTTCTGGGAAGGAAATGGtggagctgcctcagctgcagtgAGGAGATTTGGTTCAAGCTCCCTGAAAAGCCTTCCCAATGGGATAGATTTCCAGGGACACTGCAGAACAGCCAGCTCTGGAGGTTTTGTTGCAGGAGCAGCCCTCGGGAACAGCTGTGGTGCATTTACCCACCCACAATGTGGATGTTCTAGAGCTCTAGAATGCTTATTCCCCAAAATCATTTCTCACACTGCTTATTCCCCAAATCACTTCTCTTGTCcctaagcaggaaaaaagggtTTCACATCATAAACTTCCAATGAAACATTTAAACCAGTCGGTCAAGCTCTAGAACAGGAATGTTGGGCTCCATTAGACCCCACAAATTGAATTATGCTCCCAGTCCAGTCAAAGGCAAGACTCCATTGATTTCTGCAGGTCTGGAGTTGCACTTTATTAATTGGTTGcaaaattctattaaaatatcGCTGCTATTGATTGGATTGGTTCATTCATCAAATCAATTCGTCTGGAATGACTCATTTTTTTACCAGGCTTTGTTTCTTTACATCGTTGCT encodes:
- the LOC119698101 gene encoding claudin-8-like — encoded protein: MACCALQIAALLLGGAGMLGTLAATAMPQWRVSAHVDGNIVVFESVWEGLWMDCISQLGLRLQCKFYDSVLALPPPLEALRALMCLAVALAIAAFLLAIVGLQCSQHSKEGPPAVSTFILVAGVAFLLTGGLVLVPVSWTGGGIVRDFYDPEVPAPLKRELGAALYVGWASSALLLAAGAMYCHVWCWASTAARPSYPGLARAGVPGLGVHAYV